ACTGAAGGTTATCTAGGCTTTGTAAATGTTGGGGTTTCTACTTCAGCGAAAATTGTTACCGGCAGAAAAACCGAAAATATCTTTTTACTGGGTGAAAACGGTGCTAAAATATTCGTTATAGACCCTTATCTTCCGGGCATAATAGCAACACTGCCTTTTAACTCAGTAGCTTCCTTTACCGTTTCCCCGGACGGACAAAGTTTATTTGTTTCCGAAAACAACAGCTTAACATTGACAGAAGTTGAAGTTAACTCAGGAAGAACTTTAAGAAAATTAACCTTACCCGGTACAGCTCATCATTTGACCATGCACCCGGAAGCTTACCGAATATATTTCTCTGTTCCGGAAACTAAAGCAGTTTACAACGTACAGCAGCTATCCGGTGAAGTGTCAAAAGTTTTTGACCTGCCCAATGATGCAGAAAAAATAACCCACTATAAGTTCGGCGAACAATTCGGCTTACTGGTATTAAGCGGAAGCGGTGACACTGCAAAAGTAACCAAATGGGATAAGGGTACCAATACCACCAGCACTGTGGATATTGCCAATGCTGTTGATATTGTCGCTAACCCTTTTACCGGCTATTATTATGTAGCCAGCCAACAAAACATTTTATTTCTGTCCCCGGAAGGAGCTGTTTTACAAACGGTCAACCTGGGTGACACAGCACAGCAGCTAACCCTTACAGCAGATGGAAAATTACTTACTGCTATATTCAGTGCCGGTAAAGATGCAGTGATAGTAGATACTATTACCGGAATAACTTATACCGGTCCCGGTACAGTTTACCCGCCTACCCAGCAAACGGCAACACTTCTGCTGGCCCAAGCTAAGTTGGGTTTTAGCAGTAACTAATAGAAATAAAGCATATCCTATCTAACCAGTTACTTGCTTTCTTAATAAAAAATCACCCTCAGCTAAACTAAAACAGTTAGCCGGGTGATTTTTTTAATCATTTGAGTTACACTGCATTACTACATGTGCACATGATTCTTGGAAAAACAACTTTTCTACTGAGGTACCTACTAATTCCCCGTTGTTATTTATATTAAAAAACTTTATATTTTCCTTACTCCGACTCAGATTATTTAAGAAATTTTTTAGCAATTTGTAATCCTGCTGCAGCATCGTTTTATTTAATTCAAAAATTACGGTCCCTACAGTACCGTTATTAATCATTTCCCGCATCCCCAATAAAGCATGGTATTCCCCACCTTCAATATCAATTTTTATAATATCAATATGGGTAAACTCCCCGATAAGTTTATCCAAGGACTCAGCCTCTATCTCTACTTTTTGTATTTCATCTTGATAATGCTTATGATATTCTTCACTATGCCTATATATAGAACTGTTACCAAGAAATCTGCTGCTTAGGTAAAAGTTTATTGTTGTGTTCTTAGAATAGACAGCCTTGTTATAAACAGCGACTCTATCATGAAGATAATTAATGGAAAGATTATCCATAATAATGCTGTAAAGATGGGGATTTGCCTCGTATGCTATTACTTTTCCGGTTGGCCCGCAGAGTGCCCCCATTAAAACCGTAAAGTAGCCAATGTTAGCACCTGCATCAATTAATACATTACCCGGCTTAACAGTTTTAATTAGATATGCACTCAGTGGCAGTTCCAGTACACCTTTTATTACAATTTCCGGCATAAGTGACAAATCATCGGCAGGTACTATTAGCTTACAACCCCAGGATAATTGACACAGCATTCTTCGATTACCTATATAAACACCATGCAATAAAATACACACTCTCCTTTATTTTAAGAGTTGTATTACTTTATTTATTTATAAACTTCTTAAAAGATAACTTCTTTATTTTGGATTTTCAGAGACACTGTCACTAAACCCTCCACCCTGTCCTTAAGAAGGCAAAAACCAATCGGCAACTTTTTTCAACGGAAAAAATAAAAAGAGCCCTGAGGGCTCAACTAAAATTTATATTATTAATTTATATTATTAATGTAGTTTTCTGCGGGCGTTAATATAATAACTTCTTCCGTCATGACTCCCCTTAGCCTGGTAGTCAAAACCGCTTTCATCCAGCAGCTCGATGATCGGATCTGCCCGGTGAGCATCGGCTGATTCAAGGTTTATAGTCAATTCATCCCCGTCGCTAACTTCATTAATAACCCTCTGTACACAATTAACAGCATTCTCCCCTAACTCCGGATGCAGGTTTATTGTCCTTTTACTCATAGGTCACAACCTCTCTGTTTTTCTTTTAGTTTACCCTGCCCCCGGATTATATATAAGAGAACCCACCTTCTTCAATAACAATTTGTGCCGCAGTAAGATCAATCAGCCGCTTCGACAGCGCTTGGGCCGCCGCCGGCTGTAAATAAACCTTCATGTTGACCTTTTGGTCATAAATTATGTCCGGCTGCCGCCCACCGGCACTTTCCACCTCGCGTTTAACTACACCCAGCCACTGGTAGTCCATAGTTATCCGCAGTTCCCGGTGCAATAATTTTTCCACCACTCCCGCTGCATCAATACCTTTTACAGCTGCTTCCGAATAAGCACGTACCAGGCCGCCGGCGCCGAGCATAACACCTCCGAAATACCTGGTGATAACCAGCGCTGTTTTAATTAATCCCTTCTGATTAATAACCTCCAGTACCGGTCTGCCTGCTGTACCGCCTGGCTCACCGTCGTCACTAAAGCGCTGTATTTGCTCATTAATTACATAGGCAAAAACGTTGTGTGTTGCTTGATTATGTTCTTTTTTTATTTGTTTTATAAAGTTATTGGCCTCCTTTTCATCACTAACCGGGGAGGCACTGGTAATAAATCTTGACTTTTTAATGATAATTTCAGCTTGAGCTGCTTTTTGCAGGGTTAAATAGCCCTTCATATTATCCCCTCAAACCATGAGTATTACTTTTTCATTCCTGTGTAAACAAGAATCGCATCTCTTAAAAATTCGGCTAAGCCGGGTTGTTCTTTATCATAGTATGCTGTAAATCTCTCATCATTTACATACATTTGGGCAACTCCTGCATGAGCTTCCTTGGTGTAGCAATTCCAGGAACAGCAAAGCCATTGACGATGCAAATCTGCGGCTTTCTGTGCAAGCTCACCTGCCGGGTTACCGGTTGCAAATGCTGCTTTAAGTGTTTCAATCACACTTTCACTTAGCTTTTCCCACTCAGCATATTGTTCTTCGGTCATTTCCTTGAATTTTTTATAAGATTGATTTACTGTCTCATCACCATATTTTGCTCTAATTTCCCGGCCATACTTTTTCTCATTTTCATCAATCATTTTTTGCTTGAAACCTTCAAACTTTTCTTTATCACTCATTTTTATTCTCCCTTCCGCAGAGGCTATGGTTTTATCCACATTAGCTATTAATAAATCTAATTGTTTTCTTTTCTCAAGGAGTTTTTTACGATGTTCCTTAAGTGCAGTTACTCCATCATAAGACGGTGAAGTTACTATCTCCTTGATACTATCTAAACTTAAACCTAATTCTCTGTAAAATAGTATTTGCTGCAACCTGTCAACTTCTGCTTGACCATAAATCCGGTATCCTGACGAATTAATTCTGGCCGGCCTAAGAAGTCCTATTTCATCATAATATCTGAGTGTTCTTGTGCTAACACCGGCTAACCCGGCAAGCTTTTGCACTGTGTATTCCATACATTCACCACCTACAAGATTAGGTTACACCTTAACGTAACGTCAATGTCAATAGTTTAAATGAAAACAAAGAAGGAAGCCTCGTGAAGCTTCCTAAAATATTCCCTTCTGTCACTATTTCATACTAGTACTAGTATACTGTTAGAAATACAGACCGTATCTTTGTACTTATCTTGATTTGTTCCGGTTCACTTATTTTTTATAAAACTCGATATTCTCTTTTAACATTTTTTCTTCCCAAATCATTTGCAGCAAAGCTAAGTCTTCCGTATAATCGGTTTTCGATTCATCTTTGTCGTATTCAAGATTCTCAAGTATCTCAATTGTGAAGTTCGCTTCACAAAAATCCTTCCATTCCTTTTGCAGTTCTCGGTTAGGATGAATACCTGCTCCCAATTGAAACTTGGTTCTGTTAATCCTGCCTTCTAAATTTTGGGTTACTTCAACAAAACATTTATTACTAAATTTGGAACGAACAATAAATATCCCCATTTGTGGTCTCATTTGCTTATACTTCAATTTTAATTCCTTTTTCCTATCTATTAATACCACCCTACTTTTCAACCTCTTTTTCGCCGTAATTCCTGACCTTCTCAAATTTCTCGGCTAAATAGGCTAAGACCAGGGATTTTTTTCCTATTTCGTCAGGAATTTGCGCAATTTTTCCAGCATCGTCTAAGAAAACTGAAATATTAATCTTTTTCTTTGTTACGTCCATTTTAATACCCCATATCCTTTAATATCCTTGATAAAGTGCGCAAGCGTTCACCAAGAAGTTCATCATCATCACTGAGAGCCTGACTAAATAATTTAATATCTTCATTGATCTTTTCATTGTCAGTGCATACAGCTACTGTCATGGCATCGCCCTGTAAACCCACTCTATCAATAACTGGATTCTCGGGATCATATAATTTTTCATAGCGATAAGCCTCACGAAAATGCTGTTTTGCCCTACAAACAAAAATTGCCAGATCAAGCACACGGTGCAGCGGTAATTCTTCAGACTGCCTGGACCACTTTTCTCCTGTGTGTCTCCATACTTTAGCTGAAATTTCCACCTTACCCCGATCATTCCACTGAGCCAAGCCTAATGAAAGGCCCTTTGCGTCTGTATTATAAGCATATCTGCCGTCAACATTTTCATAGTTTTCTGATACAATAACCGGTTTATGCTTTAAAGTAGTCGGTATTTTCATATTTTTACCTCCAAGTAGATTTACTAAATTAGTCATTTACTAAATTACTAAAATTATAATCCCCTTAAAAGGTCATGTCAATATGAATACTAAAAACCACCCCCAAAGGAGTGGTTTTTTCTTATGGTTAAATTGATTCCGTAACTTTTTAAAAAGTTATAACAGCTCCTATTTCTATTAACATTAAATAACCGAGTCATCATCCTCTACTTCTTGGATGTACGATGGATTATCTTCACGTAAATCCACATAAAGTTTTCCATCGGTAGACAGGGTAGCCAGAAAAACATCTTCAATTTTCGTGATGTTTCTTGATGAGAGTTCGTTATAAAGCCATTCATGAGACAAATTATTTTGCCGGAGATTTTGCTCAACAATTTGACCGTCCCGGATTATTTCTGATGAAACACCTTTATAATTAGTACTTAGCTTTAAGTCTTTAGGAGTTACAGGCAGATGCTGGCTTTTCTTAAGTACACTCAACTTACCGTGAGGCTCCAGAATGGCAAATTCTACTTCACTCAGGTTAAAAACGTTTTTTTCCCGCAACAGCATCATTAAATCATCCAGGTTATACCGGATTTTTTTCATGTTTTTTTCATAGACTTTACCGTTTTGTATTAGAACCAGAGGTTCACCCTCCAAGAGTTTTCTGGCGGGTGTACTTTTAAGGGAGACATATCCTGTTAAAATAACAGCTAAAGTTAAAACTACCGGGCTGATCAGAACATAAAAACCTTTAACCTCGGTGGTAACAAAGGCTCCGCCAATAGTTCCGATCGTAATACCAATTACAAAATCAAAAAATGTCATTTGAGCTAATAATTTTTTTCCGATTAACCTGGTGAGCACGATTAAAAGTACAAAAACTATCAATGAGTATGTTATAACCTGAAGAAACTCCCCATTCAAAAAACATCACTCCAAAATCGACTTTCGTTATGCTGTTATTATGTTCGAATTGGATCTTGATTATTAATCTAACACAGTACTTATAAGTTTTTAAAGAAATTAATGGATCAATTATTAATATGTATGATATAGTAGAAAAAATAGATAATTAACCAATAAATATAAGAAATACTGAGAGGTTTATAAAAATATGAAACATAAAATCATAGCCGGCTGCCTGGCAGCCAACCTACTTTTCGGAACAAATGTTTTAGCTGCATCGCCGGCAGCTGCCTTTACGGATATAAAGGGCTCCTTTGCTGAAGAAGCAATTATCCACCTGACTGAACAGGGCATTATTTCCGGCATCACCCCGGAAAAGTTTGCACCGGAGGAAAAAATCAGCCGCAAGCATTTTGCTGTTTTATTAACGAAAGTATTAGGAATACAACCTGTTTTCCCATCTCAGCCTACTTTTGAGGACCTGCCCCGGGAAGCTCCGGAATTCGGTTATGTGGAAGCTCTGGTCAAGCTGGGCTTACTGAAAGGGACTCAAAGTAACTATTTAGGTGCTGATGATCCGGTCAGCCGCCAGGATGCAGCAGTACTTCTCCACCGCGTGCTGGGTTTGGAAACTGCCTCCGCGAATTCGGGGGAAAAATACCTTGATGAGGAACTTATTTCCCCTTACGCCCTGGACAGTGTAACCTATGTAACCCGGCAGGGCTGGATGAAAGGTTATAAGGGCTTTTTCCGTCCTTTTGAAAAACTTACCCGCGCCGAAACAGCCGTCCTGGTTAACCGTTTATATGATCTGAGAAAAGAACAGACCCCTAATGCTGTCCTTCCTTTACAGGAACTGGTTGTTAAAGTAGGGGAAACCGTACAGCTTGAACTGCCTCCTGCAGCCGGCCCGTTCCCATATACTCCTGTATACGGTCTGGACAACCCTGCCATCGGCACAATTTATCCCAACGGTGCCTTTACAGCCGGGCAGCAGCCGGAAACCGGCACCATTACAGTTAATGCCGGCTATACTTCTTACATTATTAAGGTTAGCATCATTAGTAATGACCAAGCTTTAGGAAAGCATCAGGAGGAATAGAAATGAGTTTTAGATGTATATTAGTTTTACTATTTTCATTGAGTGTGCTGCTGGGAGCAAATGTCCCTCCTGCTGCAGCAGTTGAACCACTGCAACCGGTAGGTAACAGTACTCCGGTAGAAATTGCCCCGTTTACAACTTACACTATAGAACAGCATGCCCCCGATAAAGCTTTCCGTCAGAAGGAATATAAAAATTACTCGGGGCCGGTTGAAGGGCTTGCATCCTTAAGTGAAGCCTGGACCGGTTTTTTCCGCCAGCAGGGCAGGGATATTACAGTAAATCTGGGTCAAGTGAGAACTATTACTCAAATTTCCCTGGAGTTCAAACAGGATCGCGCCTCGGGTATTTTACTGCCGAAATATATGCAGGCAACCATATCTATGGACGGGAAAAAATGGAGCTATCTTGGACGGGTAAGCCCCGGCTATACAGATTTACAAGCCCGCACTTTGCTCCTTTCTTTCCCGCCGGTTTCTGCACGCTACGTTAAGATTAGTTTCCCTGTAGAATACTGGGTATTTGCCAGGCACTTATCAATAAAGAGCCCGGAGCACAAAGAACAGCCGGTGATTCTTGCCCATGCCGAAAATACCGCCCATGTTTCTGACACGCTTTTACAGATTCCGGATATCAATGATATTTTACTGATTTATTCCGGTCTCCAGCATAATGAAGGGACCTGGACCGGTAAAGACTTTTTACCCTTGATAGGGTACATAGACCCGATCGGTGTTTTAAAAGATAAAATGTTTGATACGATGCTTTTTCTACCCTTTCCCGAAATGGAGGCAACCAAAGAGGGCTGGACCGCTTATCTGGATCATCTCTTTGCTCCTGGTGCGCAGCTTAACGCGCTGGATAAGGCTGCAGCCGAAATGAATGAAATCCCCTATTTGCAGGGCAGGAAAAAAGTGATTCTTACCCTTCCCTATCCGGACACTAATCAGCAAAATTTTGGCAGCCTGGAAGAGGGTAAAGAGTCTTTATCCTTCTCAGTTGAGCAAGTTGGTAGGGATCAGGCACTGGAAAACCGGTTTATGGCTGTTCAGTGGTATTATAATCAATTGACGGATAAGTGGAACCTGGCTGAATTTAAATACCTTGATCTTGTTGGGATTTACTGGTATCAGGAAACAATGGACCAGTCAATCGCCGGTGAGCTGGAGCTGGTGCAAAAAGCTGCTCGCTTAGTACAGGACAGCGGACAAAAATTCTTCTGGATTCCTTATTACGGTTCGTCGGGATATAATAACTGGCAGACATACGGCTTCGACTACGTTTTCCTCCAACCTAATTATTATGCCACTGATGACCCGACAGAAGAACGGATGGATAATGTAACTGATCTGGCCAGGCAGCATCATCTCGGCATTGAACTGGAGTGTGATGATCGAGTAACCTACAGCCGCTATTACTACGATTTATTCTACAAGCAGCTGAACAAGGCTCATCAACTCGGTTTGGACGGTACTGTTACCAATGCTTATTATGCAGGAACAAAAACGCTGGTTAAAGCACAGCAAAGCTTAAGCCCGCAAATAAGAGCTATCTACGATGACATTTATAAATGGATACATGGAACTTACCAAGAAAAGAATAATTAAACTGCACTTAATGATCATTTAGATATAATTTTCTTTTGCTGCAGACTAACAAAATGATTAAAGAGAATTTTGTATATTTTGGTTACCACTGTGGGGTTTAAACCCTTTTCACCGGCCAGGGTTCTAAGTTTTTCCAGAATGCGCTTTTCCCGTTCCGGGTCACGAACGCTGCAGGCAGTCTTTTTAAATTCACCTACTTTTTCCACCAGCCGGGTACGCCTTCCCAGCAGTTCGATAATCTGATCATCTATAAAATCAATTTCTTGCCTGAAATCTTCAAGTGTCGGGGACAGTACTCTTTTCTCCCCGGATTGTTCACCGGCCAAAGGGTAAGAGCCCAGTATCCTTACTTCTTGAGCTGCAGTTTTAAGGCCATCTATTGCTTCTTTAACCCTGGGCTCCAGCCGGTGTCCCTCAAAATCAATGAAAAACAAGTATTCACCAATTTTTGTCCTGGTAGGCCGGGACTCTATTTTAGTAAGATTGATCCCCCTTAAGGAAAATTCTTTTAATACCTGATACAAGGCCCCGGGCCGGTTCAATACATTGACTATAAGAGATGTTTTGCAGTTCTCTGCATACTCACTGTCCTCCCCGGACAGCACTATAAATCTTGTTTCATTGCTGCTCCGGTCATTTATGTCCGGGCTTATAATGGTAAGACCATAAGCCCGGGCGGCTCCGGCCGTCCCGACAGCCGCTAAGGCCTCACCGGATTGAGCCACTTGCCGGGCAGCCTCGGCAGTGCTTGGAGTATCCACCAAATCAGCTCCCGCAAAATTACCGGACAGATATCCCCGGCACTGGGCCAATGCCTGGGGATGTGAAAGAATACGAGTGATTTCCTGAGCCTTAACCCCAGGCCGGGCCAGTAAATTCTGCCTTACCGGTAAAACAATTTCACCCGCAATTTTTAGATCATACTGATAAGCTAGTAAGTCCAGGGTTTGATTCACTGAGCCCTCACAGGAATTTTCAATGGGGACAATTCCGATCTCTACCATTCCCAGGCAGACGGAGGAAAAAACATCCTCGATGGTCCGGTGAGGCAAAAACTCCCAAGCTCCTTTCTGTGCATAGCTCATCGCCGCCTCTTCACAAAAGGTACCCCGGGGACCAAGATATCCTACTTTTTTAGCCATTTACAACCTCTCCCAACTTCTGCGGCGGCATCCAGCAGCCCACTGCAGGAATAATTTTGTCCAGTTTTTTCATCAACTCCTCCAGTCCCTCCGGAGTTAATGACTGGGCCCCGTCACAAAGGGCTTTACCCGGTACCGGGTGCATTTCCACAATCAGACCGTCCGCTCCGGCAGCTATCGCAGCCATAGACATCGGTAGAACCAGCTGCCTGTCACCGGTAGCATGACTGGGATCAACAATTACCGGCAGGTGACTCAGCCGCTTTACCAGCGGCACAGCGCTCAAATCCAGGGTGTTTCTTGTATAGGTTTCGAAAGTGCGAATTCCACGCTCACAAAGTATAACTTTTTCGTTACCTCCGGACATAATGTATTCCGCAGACATCAACCATTCCTCAATGGTAGCGGACAATCCCCGCTTTAAGAGAATAGGTTTATTAGTCTGCCCGGCAGCTTTAAGCAGGCGGAAATTTTGCATGTTTCTGGCTCCAATCTGGAGTATATCCACATAATCAATGGACAGCTCCAGACTTTGCTCATCAATCACCTCAGTAACCGTAGGTAACCCGGTTTCCAAAGAGGCCTCCTTTAGCAACTTGAGGCCTTTTTCCTCCAGTCCCTGGAAGCTGTAGGGCGAAGTACGCGGCTTGAAGGCTCCTCCCCTTAGAATATGTCCGCCGGCTTTTTTGACACACCTGGCGGCAGTTAACAGTTGCTCCCTGCTTTCTACGGCACACGGGCCGGTCATAACAACTACATTTCCACCGCCAATGTTTATATCCCGTACTTTTATGACCGAACTTTCCTCCCGGGCCTCCCTGCTAACCAGTTTATAGGGCTTCATAATCGGAACTATTCTTTCCACCCCGGGCATTTGCTCCAAATTCAGAGAATCAATGGCCTGGCGGTCCCCCACCGCCCCGATAACTATTCTTTTAACCCCTCGAATTAGCTGTGTTTTGAAACCCATTTTATCTAACCTTTTGTTAACCTCCTCAATCTGCTCAACTGTAGAATTAATGTCCATTACAACTACCATAATTCATCCCTCCGTAAAAGTATAAAATAAAAAGCCCATAGCTAATGTCCACAAGGGACGAAAGCTATGGGCTTCCGTGGTACCACCCTAATTGACCTAAAAAAAGGTCCACTTATTAAGGGTACGGGAACAATAGTTTTAGAGATCAAAAAAAGCTTTTCATCCCCAAGGGACGAAAAGCTTTCGCTTACCGCGTTACCACCCTAGTTGATCTGTAAACACAACAGATCCACTCGTAAAAGTACGGGAACAACTGCTCCGATACCCCCTTCCTTGTAACGTTGGAAGCTTACGGCCAAGCCTACTTGCCCTAAAGGTTTCAGCCGGCAACTCCGGAGAGAACTTCAGTTAACCATACTTTAAAGGTGCTTCCAGTCGACGACACCTTCTCCCTGAAAAGCTGGGTCCAACCTACTTTTCTCCTTCATAGTTTTTAGTGCTAATTTAATTAATTGAAATTATAGCACATGGAAAATATATTGCAAGTACTTTTATTTATTATATGCAAATCAACATAAAATATTTCTAATCAGAGTATCTAATATTTAAAACATTTTTAATCTGCTCATCAGTTACATTTGAAACTATTTTGCTTTTTCCTATACCGGTAGGTAAAATCAGCTGCAGTTTCCCCCCTACACTTTTTTTATCTCTATACATCTGCCCAATGATAGCTTGAGTGCTTAATTCCCCGTAAGAAGCCGGTAAATTGAAGCTTTTAATTAAGTTAATAATTCTGTTAAACTCGTGATCAGAGAGTAACCCTAAACCTGAGGCTAATCCGGCCGCATAAATCATACCAACGGCAACAGCCTCACCGTGAGTAAATTTTTCATAACCGGTTAAAGCCTCAAAGGCGTGCCCAAAGGTATGCCCCAGATTTAAAAGGGCCCTGAGCCCACTTTCTTTTTCATCCTTTCCGACTATCTCCGCTTTGATGGTACAGCACCGCTCTACAATATCAATCAGGCATTTACTTTCTCTGGCTTTAATTTGTTCAAGGTTATCTTCAAGATAAGAAAACAACTCACTGTCCCCAATAATACCGTATTTTATAACCTCGGCCAGGCCGGTTAAATATTCCTTTTCCGGCAGGCTGTTGATAAAAGCCACATCGGCCAAAACTAACCCTGGCTGGTAAAAGGCTCCCACCAGGTTTTTCCCCTGCGGTAGATTTACCCCGGTCTTTCCACCGACACTACTGTCTACCTGGGCCAAAAGTGTAGTAGGTATTTGAATATAGCCAATCCCGCGCATATAGGTGGAAGCGGCAAACCCGGCGATATCCCCGACGATACCACCGCCCAGGGCCAGCACAGTGGACTTTCTGTCCAACCCGTAGTTAATCATTTGATCATACAGCCAGGCTATCGTATTTAGGTTTTTACAGCCCTCCCCCCCCGGAATTACGGCAGGCACTACCTGAAAGCCGGCATCCTGCAGGATTCCTAAAACTTTTTCCCCGGCCAGGTTAAAGACATTTTGATCCGTCACCAGGATTACCTTTGAGTTTTTAGGAATATTTCGCAGCAGTTCACTCAATTGGGCTAACCGGTTCTCTCCGATATGGATATCATAGCCCCTCTCACCAAGCTCAACATGTACTGTTTTATACATGGCTCACCTGCTCCCGGTAAATTTTCATGCGAGCATCTATCTCCGCAATGCTGTCCCCACCGAATTTTTCCAAAAAAGCCCGGGCCATTTCAAAGGCGACTACCGCTTCACCAACCACAGCTGCCGCCGGGACAGCACAAATATCTGAGCGCTCAACTGCAGCAAGTTCCTCAACCCCGGTACGTAAATTTACACTGCGCAGGGGACTGTAAAGCGTGGCAATAGGTTTCATGGCTGCCCGCACCACAATATTTTGCCCGTTGGAGATACCGGCCTCAATCCCCCCGGCATTATTAGAACCCCGGTAATACCCGTTTGTCCCGGTAAAAATCTCATCATGCACTCTGGAGCCCGGTAGGGTGGCCGCAGTAAAGCCAAGGCCGATTTCAACGCCCTTGATGGCCTGTACACTCATCAGTGACCAAGCAATCCGGCCGTCCAGCTTACGATCCCACTGCACGTGGCTGCCCAGCCCTACCGGAACGTTGGTTACTATTATCTCAAAGATCCCCCCCAGGGAGTCACCCTTTTCCTTAGCGTCATCAATTTCCTTTTTCATTTTCTCCTCGGCTAACGGGTCAGCACAAAGCAGTTCTGATTTTTCAATCTGTTTCTTGATTTCCTTAAGTGTCCTGTCTTCTGCCCTGATACTGCCAATTTGCACCACATGACCGGTAATCTCCATACCAAAGTATTCTATAAGTTTTCTGGCCACCGTACAAACTGCCACCCGGGCAGCCGTTTCCCGGGCACTGGCTCTTTCCAGTACATTTCGCAGGTCCTCATGTCCGTATTTTATAGCTCCGACCAGATCTCCGTGTCCGGGCCTGGGGACAGCAACCCTCTTAGGTTCATAGTCTGCATTAACAGGACTCATATACGGCTCCCAATTGACCCAATCCGTATTTTCCACCTGCAGGGTAACCGGGCTGCCCAGTGTGAGACCGCCTCTGACCCCGGATAAAAGCTTAACCCTGTCCCGCTCAATTTTCATCCGGCCGCCCCGGCCGTAACCCTGCTGCCTGCGGGCCAGCTGCCTGTCGATATATTCCGGAGAAATTTCCAGCCCTGCGGGGATACCCTCCAAAATTGCCGTCAGTGCCGGGCCGTGGGACTCCCCGGCAGTAAAATACCTCAGCATAATTTCGCCCTCTTTTTTTAGATTTATAATTTATTTAATACATCTTCGAATCCGGGGAAAGAAATATCAATACACTCTGCATCTTTTACTACTGTTTGTCCGGAGGCCACCAAGCCCATTAGTGTACAGGCCATGGCAATTCGGTGATCATGATAGGATTCACAAACCGCACCGGTTAATTTCTTTCCACCATTGATAATTAAACCATCCTCA
The Desulfolucanica intricata genome window above contains:
- a CDS encoding YncE family protein, translating into MKYKLAQVDDIIIAFNSIQQKQDSTNANISRLSNVVSSINTKLANQINFLKTQVYLFSSDMGWLGIWDTTEGYLGFVNVGVSTSAKIVTGRKTENIFLLGENGAKIFVIDPYLPGIIATLPFNSVASFTVSPDGQSLFVSENNSLTLTEVEVNSGRTLRKLTLPGTAHHLTMHPEAYRIYFSVPETKAVYNVQQLSGEVSKVFDLPNDAEKITHYKFGEQFGLLVLSGSGDTAKVTKWDKGTNTTSTVDIANAVDIVANPFTGYYYVASQQNILFLSPEGAVLQTVNLGDTAQQLTLTADGKLLTAIFSAGKDAVIVDTITGITYTGPGTVYPPTQQTATLLLAQAKLGFSSN
- a CDS encoding FkbM family methyltransferase, which codes for MHGVYIGNRRMLCQLSWGCKLIVPADDLSLMPEIVIKGVLELPLSAYLIKTVKPGNVLIDAGANIGYFTVLMGALCGPTGKVIAYEANPHLYSIIMDNLSINYLHDRVAVYNKAVYSKNTTINFYLSSRFLGNSSIYRHSEEYHKHYQDEIQKVEIEAESLDKLIGEFTHIDIIKIDIEGGEYHALLGMREMINNGTVGTVIFELNKTMLQQDYKLLKNFLNNLSRSKENIKFFNINNNGELVGTSVEKLFFQESCAHVVMQCNSND
- a CDS encoding YigZ family protein yields the protein MKGYLTLQKAAQAEIIIKKSRFITSASPVSDEKEANNFIKQIKKEHNQATHNVFAYVINEQIQRFSDDGEPGGTAGRPVLEVINQKGLIKTALVITRYFGGVMLGAGGLVRAYSEAAVKGIDAAGVVEKLLHRELRITMDYQWLGVVKREVESAGGRQPDIIYDQKVNMKVYLQPAAAQALSKRLIDLTAAQIVIEEGGFSYI
- a CDS encoding MerR family transcriptional regulator; its protein translation is MEYTVQKLAGLAGVSTRTLRYYDEIGLLRPARINSSGYRIYGQAEVDRLQQILFYRELGLSLDSIKEIVTSPSYDGVTALKEHRKKLLEKRKQLDLLIANVDKTIASAEGRIKMSDKEKFEGFKQKMIDENEKKYGREIRAKYGDETVNQSYKKFKEMTEEQYAEWEKLSESVIETLKAAFATGNPAGELAQKAADLHRQWLCCSWNCYTKEAHAGVAQMYVNDERFTAYYDKEQPGLAEFLRDAILVYTGMKK
- a CDS encoding GIY-YIG nuclease family protein, with protein sequence MDRKKELKLKYKQMRPQMGIFIVRSKFSNKCFVEVTQNLEGRINRTKFQLGAGIHPNRELQKEWKDFCEANFTIEILENLEYDKDESKTDYTEDLALLQMIWEEKMLKENIEFYKK
- a CDS encoding DUF2087 domain-containing protein, with product MDVTKKKINISVFLDDAGKIAQIPDEIGKKSLVLAYLAEKFEKVRNYGEKEVEK
- a CDS encoding DUF6530 family protein; the encoded protein is MKIPTTLKHKPVIVSENYENVDGRYAYNTDAKGLSLGLAQWNDRGKVEISAKVWRHTGEKWSRQSEELPLHRVLDLAIFVCRAKQHFREAYRYEKLYDPENPVIDRVGLQGDAMTVAVCTDNEKINEDIKLFSQALSDDDELLGERLRTLSRILKDMGY
- a CDS encoding YetF domain-containing protein; this encodes MNGEFLQVITYSLIVFVLLIVLTRLIGKKLLAQMTFFDFVIGITIGTIGGAFVTTEVKGFYVLISPVVLTLAVILTGYVSLKSTPARKLLEGEPLVLIQNGKVYEKNMKKIRYNLDDLMMLLREKNVFNLSEVEFAILEPHGKLSVLKKSQHLPVTPKDLKLSTNYKGVSSEIIRDGQIVEQNLRQNNLSHEWLYNELSSRNITKIEDVFLATLSTDGKLYVDLREDNPSYIQEVEDDDSVI
- a CDS encoding S-layer homology domain-containing protein, whose amino-acid sequence is MKHKIIAGCLAANLLFGTNVLAASPAAAFTDIKGSFAEEAIIHLTEQGIISGITPEKFAPEEKISRKHFAVLLTKVLGIQPVFPSQPTFEDLPREAPEFGYVEALVKLGLLKGTQSNYLGADDPVSRQDAAVLLHRVLGLETASANSGEKYLDEELISPYALDSVTYVTRQGWMKGYKGFFRPFEKLTRAETAVLVNRLYDLRKEQTPNAVLPLQELVVKVGETVQLELPPAAGPFPYTPVYGLDNPAIGTIYPNGAFTAGQQPETGTITVNAGYTSYIIKVSIISNDQALGKHQEE